CAAGGTTGGTCACGGGAACTGTTTACCACCCCGCCTCACGGCTCCTCGCGCGAGCGCTCGTCGACAAAGTTTCGGGGCAGCAGATCCCATACGTGTTCGGTCCCGTTCACCGAGGCGACGGCCAGCTTGCCGCTGCGCGAGGACAGCAGCCGGGTCACCGAGGCGTAGTCCACGTGGAACGACAGCAGCCGCTCGGTGCCGAGGATGTGATGCAACAGGACGTTGATGACACCGCCGTGACCGAATACCGCGACGGTGTCCTCGTGGTCGGCGGCGGCCACCACATCGTCCACCGCGGCCACCACCCGCTCCAGGAATGCCTTTTCGTCGACGCTGCTGGGCAGATGTCCGGAGATCAGCCTGGCCAGTTCCGCCGGGTTCTCCTTGGCGATCTGCTCGATCGGCACGTAGTGCGTCATGTCCCGGTCGTACTCGGCGAGCCGATCATCGATGTCGATCGGCAGGCCTAGCGCCTCGGCCAGCGGGCCGCCGGTCTGCACTGCCCGACGCTGCGGGCTGCTCACCAGGCGGGTGATCGGGAAGCGGGCCAGCGCCTCGGGCAGGCGCGCAGCCTGGGCGAGCCCCTCGGCGGACAGATCGGGATCGGAACCCTGACCGGGCTCGCTGCGCAGAGGTAACGCATGTCGGACCAGAAGCAGTTGCACCGTGACACCATATGGCCCGTGCGTGCCTTCGCCTGCCCGGTGTGTGACAGCTTCGTCGCGTTCGAGGCCGACCACTGCACCGAATGTCAGACTGCGCTGGGGCTGCACCTGCCCTCGCGAAACATGCTGGCCCTCGATGAGGGTGCGGCACTGCACGCGGGCAGCCGATGGATCCGGTGCAACCAGCACCGGACCCTGGCGTGCAATTGGCTGACCCCCGAGGCACAGGACCCAGGTTCGCCGGCCGGGCACCGCGGCCGCTGCCTCGCCGGATCACTGATCCGGCGGGAACCCCCCGCCGATGACACCCTGGCGCGGGAGAAGCTGATCCCCACCACCGTGGCGTTGCGCCGGCTGGTGTTTCAGCTCGCGGACATCGGGTTGCCCATCGAGCCGTACTGGCACGTCGACGGCGGCCTGGCGTTCGATCTGTTGTCCAGTCGCAGCACCGGTGAGAAGGTGATCATCGGCCACGCCCGCGGGGTGATCACCATCGACGTGGTCGAATCACTGGACGACTATCGAGAATCGCTGCGGGTGCGCCTGGGTGAGCCGTACCGCACCATGCTCGGCCATTTCCGGCATGAGGTCGGCCACTACTACCAGAACGTGCTCGTCGAAACCGGCACCGGCGCTGACACCTACCTCGAAGAGTGCCGTCGGCTGTTCGGCGATGAGCGAGCCGGCTACAGCGAGGCGATCGACCGGCACTACACACTGGGCGCCCCGGCGGGCTGGGAGGCGACGTTCATCTCCGAATACGCCACCATGCACC
This genomic stretch from Mycolicibacterium fluoranthenivorans harbors:
- a CDS encoding histidine phosphatase family protein, whose product is MQLLLVRHALPLRSEPGQGSDPDLSAEGLAQAARLPEALARFPITRLVSSPQRRAVQTGGPLAEALGLPIDIDDRLAEYDRDMTHYVPIEQIAKENPAELARLISGHLPSSVDEKAFLERVVAAVDDVVAAADHEDTVAVFGHGGVINVLLHHILGTERLLSFHVDYASVTRLLSSRSGKLAVASVNGTEHVWDLLPRNFVDERSREEP
- a CDS encoding zinc-binding metallopeptidase family protein, producing the protein MRAFACPVCDSFVAFEADHCTECQTALGLHLPSRNMLALDEGAALHAGSRWIRCNQHRTLACNWLTPEAQDPGSPAGHRGRCLAGSLIRREPPADDTLAREKLIPTTVALRRLVFQLADIGLPIEPYWHVDGGLAFDLLSSRSTGEKVIIGHARGVITIDVVESLDDYRESLRVRLGEPYRTMLGHFRHEVGHYYQNVLVETGTGADTYLEECRRLFGDERAGYSEAIDRHYTLGAPAGWEATFISEYATMHPWEDFAECFAHYLHIADTMDTAREAGMVLHADRVRFNAPRDIVALECYDDEPIERMLFDWKWMSLFFNRVNTAMGKNPLYPFEIPEPVVQKLGFVHKVIRDTARRR